In the Magnolia sinica isolate HGM2019 chromosome 15, MsV1, whole genome shotgun sequence genome, one interval contains:
- the LOC131227667 gene encoding cytochrome P450 CYP94D108-like isoform X2, with translation MTIRGSIPMSITPHSASKCKWKGSLLEMESLSVGKILNLAPRKVQRKTASFEFNTKSLRNFVLENIRHEIQDRLLPLLEKASKSNKIIDLQDILERFAFDNVCKVAFNEDPMCLSEEQACGEELSPDFAQAFEDAANLSAWRFRYTLPFFWRIKKFFNVGTEKQLKESISTVHNFAMRIIRSRKKDSSSPDADLLSRFIANKDNSEEFLRDIIISFILAGRDTTSSSLAWFFWLISSRPHVEQKILDELKLVRSQNRNTGRTFSFEELREMHYLHASISEALRLYPPVAVNTKECREDDVMPDGTFVGKGWFVSYSTYAMGRMESVWGKDCQNFLPERWLENGVFQPESPFRFPVFHAGPRICLGKEMAYIQMKSIAACVIERFEIDCLGKNTCPEHMLSLTLRMKRGLPVQVRQWRTDKID, from the coding sequence GTACAAAGAAAGACTGCAAGCTTTGAATTCAATACCAAGTCGCTCCGTAATTTTGTTTTGGAGAATATCCGCCACGAGATACAAGACCGGTTATTACCTTTGCTAGAAAAAGCCAGCAAGAGCAATAAAATCATTGACTTGCAAGACATTCTTGAACGCTTTGCATTTGACAATGTCTGCAAGGTCGCTTTTAATGAGGATCCCATGTGCCTCAGTGAAGAACAGGCATGTGGAGAAGAGCTCTCACCAGACTTCGCACAAGCATTTGAGGATGCAGCAAATCTTAGTGCATGGAGGTTTAGGTACACACTGCCATTCTTTTGGAGAATCAAGAAGTTCTTTAATGTGGGGACGGAGAAACAGCTGAAAGAATCGATTTCGACCGTCCACAACTTCGCCATGAGGATCATACGGTCGAGGAAGAAAGATAGTTCCTCTCCTGATGCCGATCTACTGTCACGATTCATTGCAAACAAAGATAATTCGGAGGAGTTCCTTCGAGATATCATCATAAGCTTCATACTTGCCGGCCGTGACACAACATCATCGTCGCTTGCATGGTTCTTCTGGCTCATCTCATCAAGACCACATGTGGAACAGAAGATATTGGATGAACTTAAATTGGTACGGTCCCAAAACCGAAACACAGGTAGGACTTTTAGTTTTGAAGAACTACGAGAAATGCATTATCTCCATGCTTCAATTTCTGAGGCTCTTCGTTTATACCCTCCGGTAGCAGTTAATACAAAGGAGTGTCGTGAAGATGATGTAATGCCAGATGGAACATTCGTTGGGAAAGGTTGGTTTGTGTCTTACAGTACATATGCAATGGGGAGAATGGAAAGCGTATGGGGAAAAGACTGCCAAAACTTCTTGCCGGAGAGGTGGCTAGAGAACGGGGTCTTTCAACCTGAAAGCCCGTTTCGGTTTCCAGTGTTCCATGCTGGCCCAAGGATTTGTCTTGGAAAGGAGATGGCCTATATACAGATGAAATCCATAGCGGCATGTGTGATCGAGAGATTTGAGATCGATTGTCTTGGGAAGAACACATGTCCTGAGCACATGCTCTCATTGACGCTGAGAATGAAACGAGGCTTGCCAGTACAGGTGAGACAGTGGCGGACTGACAAGATCGATTGA